A section of the Kribbella sp. HUAS MG21 genome encodes:
- a CDS encoding helix-turn-helix transcriptional regulator yields the protein MAGRSVVGPTALRMMLGGHLRELRERAGVSRTDAGWAIRASESKISRLELGRVGFKERDVADLLTLYGVHEAHERDRLLDLAREANDPGWWHRYGDVTPEWFDAYLGLEATAELIRTYEIQFVPGLLQTADYARAVARLGPSGTRPDSEIERLVALRTRRQRALDREPPLKLWAVIEEAVLRRPIGGTAVLRDQLDALLEATTRPNVTVQIIPLESSGHAATGGAFSLLRFPQRDLPDIVYLEHLTSALYLDKRDDVETYTQALELLASTSPPPQQTERQLLRLLQRLA from the coding sequence CGCGCCGGGGTCAGCCGCACGGACGCCGGGTGGGCGATCCGCGCCTCGGAGTCGAAGATCAGCCGGCTCGAGCTCGGGCGGGTCGGGTTCAAGGAGCGGGATGTCGCCGATCTGCTGACCTTGTACGGCGTGCACGAGGCGCACGAGCGGGACCGGCTGCTGGATCTCGCGCGCGAGGCGAACGATCCGGGCTGGTGGCATCGGTACGGTGACGTCACGCCCGAGTGGTTCGACGCGTACCTCGGGCTCGAGGCGACCGCCGAGCTGATCCGCACGTACGAGATCCAGTTCGTCCCGGGCCTGCTGCAAACCGCCGACTACGCCCGCGCCGTCGCCCGCCTCGGTCCCAGCGGCACCCGCCCGGACAGCGAGATCGAACGCCTCGTCGCGCTCCGCACCCGCCGCCAGCGAGCACTCGACCGCGAGCCGCCCCTCAAGCTGTGGGCCGTGATCGAGGAGGCCGTCCTCCGCCGACCGATCGGCGGTACGGCGGTGCTGCGCGACCAGCTCGACGCCCTCCTCGAAGCGACCACCCGGCCGAACGTCACCGTCCAGATCATCCCGCTCGAAAGCTCCGGCCACGCGGCGACCGGCGGTGCGTTCAGCCTGCTGCGTTTCCCGCAGCGCGACCTGCCCGACATCGTCTACCTCGAGCATCTGACCAGCGCGCTGTACCTGGACAAGCGCGACGACGTCGAGACCTACACCCAGGCCCTCGAGCTGCTCGCGTCCACGAGTCCCCCGCCCCAGCAGACCGAGCGCCAGCTGCTTCGGCTCCTTCAGCGACTCGCCTGA